The region CTTGTTGTTGCTTCTGAAAAATCATTTCTTTCAAAGTTTTTGTAACAAATGTAAATTTCATAAtgcaatatttataatttgtttattattatcttttttataaatatatttttgtttattgacatctaaaataaaacaaatctttatatacattttgttaaaataaaatttatcaatacaAGTAGgaatataataacaatttttattttattttcccaaaaactttaatatatgacaaaaatttttataatttttacaaataataaaatttagatttttaaataaacttaacaacttaattttttgtaaaaatatttgtttgttgatacatttataactttattgAGTTTAattcttatcatttttaaatatttagtaagaataatttaaataatttttaacaaaatattttttttgattttttagtATGAGATGTTCAGGAATTTCTTTTATAGTCTgttaaaaacaatttgttagtatttttattatgaaaaatgtATCAATTTGTTTCTAAAAAATGCTACATTcttgaaactttttaaaaattttaaaaaataagtttttttttaatcactTTTTTCTACTtagtaaattaattatatatatattttaattaaacaaaCATACACTTTGCATGAATTTGCTAGCAGAGTATGATGGgttaactattttatatttaattaatcacaattatctataaaattaCACAAAATtcaatatgaaaaatatttgtatttattactttatataaaatttgatgtactttatttaaaattttttttaaatttataaaaaaacttagttttattttattagttggttgctttatttttacaaatactttataaaactttatttaatagaatagaaaaaaaaacaaaatagactttaaataatctatatacttttttttataattatgattACAGTTACTATTACGACTATCACTGATTAATATctatagatatattttaaaaaaattttattttatttttagtttttgtTATCTGCCATCATATAATAACATGTGAAATGCTTgatatgatttaaaaaaagaattaatttcAAAACATTAATATCCAATAATTCTATAAATTGAAATCGgtattatctttaatatgcataaaaaaatcaattatattttgtctgatttaaaataatcacTATTAAtcactatttttataattgtaaaatattaaattcatACAATAAAAGCGGAATGTCtattactatttattttgttgaatttttggaaataaaaattggACAAGAGAAAATTGATATCAGTGTAAATATGAtagattatttattaatattaaattttttgtataagGCATTTTCATCGGTTTATGATgtaaaattgaataaataataatgactTCTTTATTTCGTTGATaagtctttttttaaaaaaaattttggctttttaaaaatttaaagtcaaactataaaaaatttatgtctcggtaataaattattatttacaatactttaacattaaaaatgacTTTTTCAAACTTCTTTTATCCTTTGaactaaattttatttcaaattcattcgaaactattattttgtaGCAGATGCTAATCTTGCCtctttttgtaatttataaTGCAATATATGTATGAAAAATGATTacacttatttttattagtagatttttttttatgttagaaaagtttatcaaatattaaaatatcaaaaataatttttcacaaCTTATTTTTACTCTATATATACAAAAGATGGGACTTATAATTACATATGAACTTGTTCTATAATTCCACTTCTTAATAAAGTTTCAGCATTTTCTTTTGGCATATGATGTATTAAAcctctttttattattataatattaccaTCTGCTAACTCATATTCTCCATAATCTTCATTACatctataataataatattctaGTTTAGGTGGAGAATTATTTGTCAATAATTTCAAACCATTTTCACTAATTCCATTTTCAAattcaatatataatttgtaGTATTTTTCAGCAAATTCCTGTTCATTTTTTGAcatatttgattttaatgaTTGTCCTAGTATACCACAAGTATTTCGAGTTATCTTTCTTATTCTATTTAATCGTTCATGATGGTACACAATAAGatatctttttaatgtttGACCAGCATCTTTAAGTAGCAAAATTTTTGTTCTTGAATGTTCATCTGTTTTGATTATACCAGCACGACGTGCTTGAATCAAATTGAatgttgttttaaaaattttattaatactttcCTTACATTTGTCAACATTTGTtctctaaaaatatataaataatgataactttaaaaatattttttaccatATATGGTGGTAGTCCTGTCGGTTCACGTTCTAATGATCTCAATAATTCTATTCCTTCTTTTAAAGCTGCTGCCTCAACTTCTAAATTTTGGGTAGAATTTGTAGAAGATGTTGTAGGTTCTTGGGTTTCTTCTGTTTGTACTTGTGATAATTCTGGCATCAttagtataaataaatcttaAACTACTAGAAAATATAAGATAActaaattaatgaaattaataacttattataataatatattatacacAAATCCATTTGTAGAAAACACAAAGCTTTGTTTGGcagtttttattttctttttaagaTTAATAATGGTGAAATATATTACTGTCTGTTTGATTCACCAAGTATTTGTTTCAAATTGAATACTAATTGTTTCTAATGTTTgttttatgtttttaattatataattgttagttttttaataaataaatattttttaatatattttatatacataaaaaaaaaaaatttttttatataataatattgtttttattttaaattattatatataaaaaataacagtataaataaaaaggatATCAGTTTAATGATTAATggagataaataaaaacataaaaaatattaattttttcacagtatcattttattttccaTTAGGATTAGGTGTTTGACAACAATCCAAACCACAACAATATTGAGCATATCTCATACATTGAAAAACAATTTCATCAATATTACCTCCATCTTCATATTCCAATCTTAATGTATctgtaatatttaatttaaaagcaCATGTATCTCTactttcaaaataattagtatgatctaaataataatatttagttCCTAACCAATAACTTCTGCGATATCTTGATAAATATACTCTAtcattaaacatttttacttTTCTTATGGCAAAACCATCTAGTAATCCCATTGTTACTAATTGAACAACATTAgcatttgttatattatttccATCAGTTACATATTTCCCATTAAATGATCTTattaattatacatatatatacaattatttttaaataatattattacttacCTTGTTcttaatgaataaaaattgtatggaaaaagaaatacaacaaaaaaaataaaaaatatattcataattaaaaatattgatttttataagaataaGATTtgtgtttattaaaataaatataagataTACTTCAATTAATCATCCAACTCATCATACTCTTGTAAATCATCAATTGAATAGTCAATTccatcatcatcatcttcATATATATTAGCTGTATTGAAGTCATGATCATCATGTTGATCagcttttttaaattcacaAATATGATGAAGTATTATTTCAAGTATTCTTTTTGAACTTCTATCTGAAGATGgaagatttttatttatacctAAAATAGCTCCAACTTCTTGTATATAATTATCTAAATCTAAATCAGTTGTCATTGACATATTTAAGTATCTATTTGTAGTTTGAGCTAATCTGACATCAGTTGATGAGAAAGCCTCATCtaaatcaaataattctAAATTTGGTGGAgataattctttaaaatttggACTAAAAACTGCCGGTTGAAGTGGTGGTAAAGGTATTTCAAATTTTGGTATAATAACTGTTAATGGTTCAtgctttaaatttaatttttcatatgcATTTATTGCTATAGGCCACAAAtctaatgatatatttttaattgattgattaaataatgtatttatatCAGTAGGTGTTGTATTATCAATGTCACCTTCTTgcaaacaaaattttaaacttcCAGACAAATTAACATGATCTGGTAACTGAATCATTTCATTAATATCTGGATTTTTAGAATCTAATTGATTTAATTCAAAACCATTTAATaagtattttattactacatcaaataatttcatattatcttctttatcaatataattatCATGAAATATGTATGTTGAACCAATAACAACAATTCTAccatcatttatatttttagaatgaTTTGTAAATGCACATATAGGTCTATTGATAGGGAAACATACATTTCCAGTTGAAAGAATGGCTGAACTATTCGAACCAATAGTTAATGTACAACCATATGGATAGACAAAAGTTAATGCTTGTGACATATTTGAATCATTAATTGCTTTCGTTGATTTTTCACATATTTCACCAATAGCTCTATTTAAAACACCATCTTGTATTAATGCTTCTTTAggatcaaaatatttaaaaaatacagTTCTAATAACAGAATCTGGATTACATCCAATATCAAATTcttctaataaaaaatttatatttgtatcATTTTTTGATTCACCACCTTCACCtaataaaactaataaattacctccattttttatataatcacGTAATGCTCCAAATTCAGCCTCtgtaaatttttcatttggtaatgatattacaaataatttacaatCTTGAAATGTATTTTCTGTTAATTGATCTGTATTACTACAtaacataaattatatattttatataaatataattaacttACTTGATTACATTATAGTCtctttttaatcttttaactATACTTCTAAACCCGGtatgaatattaaatatttgagCTTTTGATGTgtcaaaaataatagtattagTAGATGAAtgtaaattttctttttccaaaaacattatttatttacatttgattactttttaatttttaaaaatataatttttatttctttgttTCCATGGTAACTtctatttatatcatttaattttataataagtaACATGTCGATTGTTAAAACTCCAATATATAACATtcaataaaagtatataaaaaaaatatcgttaatgtatgtatattattaaaaatgataacaaaattatatattaatgagatgaaaaatttagttgttaataaaaaaaaaattatataatttgttcatttttttttacaatgatAAATGAAGAATCAAAAATTCTTGTATTTGGATCTATTGTTCAAGATTTAATAAggtatttcatttttaattattaaaataaataaataagtatttttttttcttttagtTATGCTAAAAACTTTCCAAAACCAGGAGAATCAGTAAGAGGTACATCTTTTAAAATGGGATCAGGAGGAAAAGGAGCCAATCAAGCTGTGGCAGCAGCCAAATTAGGAAGTAATGTTAAGATGATTGGTGCTGTTGGAGATGATATTTTtggaaaagaaaatattagtaatattGCTAAATCTGGAGTAAATGTTGAAggtattgtaaaaataaaaactgaATCTACTGGTACTGCtacaatttttgttaatgaaGAAGGTGAAAATAGTATTGTTGTAGTATTATCAGCAAATTATATGCTTAACCAACAAAAAGCTATTGAATCGGAGGAagatgtaaaaaaaagtaatgttGTTATGAttcaaaatgaaattaatgaggatggaaatttaacaattttaaaaattgctaaaaaacataatggtaaacaaaaatttatttatttttttaatataatatatttattaaaaatattttagttaaaacattatataatcCTGCACCTGGATTACCAAacttaaataaagaaattttaaaatatactgaTATACTTATAGCTAATGAAAATGAAACAGAATTTTTAGTGGAAAAAGAAGTAACTactgataataattttatagaagcagcaaaattattaattaattttgtcaACGAAGCTGTAATTTTAACACGTGGAAAAAACTCAACTATAGTAgctattaaaaatgataataataatattgaaacaTTTACTATACCAATAATTTCTGTTAAAGCTGTTGATACAACAGGAGCTGGTGATTGTTTTTGTGGTTCATTTATTCACGCTTACATCACAAAAAAGTTATCAATAAAAGAAAGTATTATCTTTGCTACTAAAGTTGCTAGTTTATCTGTACAAAAACTAGGAACACAATCATCATATCCATTTAAAgatgaaattaatttttaattttatataatctaTTCAAAGTacaataaaactttatttttttgttttgaataacaataaatttataagtatattttttcaatatataactttttatttttttgtttgtgTACACAgtagcttttttttttatgtttttacatatacctaaaaaaaaatataataaattttattatagaagaaaaaatttatataaaatgtctTCACCTCAAATTCTTGTTGTTGGTTCTATTATAACGGATCTTATAAAGTAAGttactaaaattaaaattaattgattatTATATAGTTATACTGACAATTTTCCTGAACCAGGAAAAACTACTAAAggaaaactttttaaaatagattgTGGTGGTAAAGGAGCTAACCAGGCTGTTAGTGCTGCTAAGTTAGGTtctaatgtaaaaataattgctTGTGTTGGTAATGATGTTTTtggaaaagaaaatataaaaaatataaaagataatggTGTTAATGTTGATAATGTACAAATTATTGAAGGATACAAAACAGCCGTTGCAAATATAATGATTGACAAGAATGGagaaaatataacaattgtCAATTTAGGGGCAAACTTAGAATTAAATGCTAACAAAATCCAACAActtgaaaatgaaataaaaaatagttcCCTTATCATGTTACAAAATGGCAT is a window of Strongyloides ratti genome assembly S_ratti_ED321, scaffold srae_scaffold0000001 DNA encoding:
- a CDS encoding DNA replication complex GINS protein PSF1 produces the protein MPELSQVQTEETQEPTTSSTNSTQNLEVEAAALKEGIELLRSLEREPTGLPPYMRTNVDKCKESINKIFKTTFNLIQARRAGIIKTDEHSRTKILLLKDAGQTLKRYLIVYHHERLNRIRKITRNTCGILGQSLKSNMSKNEQEFAEKYYKLYIEFENGISENGLKLLTNNSPPKLEYYYYRCNEDYGEYELADGNIIIIKRGLIHHMPKENAETLLRSGIIEQVHM
- a CDS encoding Intraflagellar transport protein 52 homolog, with the translated sequence MFLEKENLHSSTNTIIFDTSKAQIFNIHTGFRSIVKRLKRDYNVINNTDQLTENTFQDCKLFVISLPNEKFTEAEFGALRDYIKNGGNLLVLLGEGGESKNDTNINFLLEEFDIGCNPDSVIRTVFFKYFDPKEALIQDGVLNRAIGEICEKSTKAINDSNMSQALTFVYPYGCTLTIGSNSSAILSTGNVCFPINRPICAFTNHSKNINDGRIVVIGSTYIFHDNYIDKEDNMKLFDVVIKYLLNGFELNQLDSKNPDINEMIQLPDHVNLSGSLKFCLQEGDIDNTTPTDINTLFNQSIKNISLDLWPIAINAYEKLNLKHEPLTVIIPKFEIPLPPLQPAVFSPNFKELSPPNLELFDLDEAFSSTDVRLAQTTNRYLNMSMTTDLDLDNYIQEVGAILGINKNLPSSDRSSKRILEIILHHICEFKKADQHDDHDFNTANIYEDDDDGIDYSIDDLQETRSFNGKYVTDGNNITNANVVQLVTMGLLDGFAIRKVKMFNDRVYLSRYRRSYWLGTKYYYLDHTNYFESRDTCAFKLNITDTLRLEYEDGGNIDEIVFQCMRYAQYCCGLDCCQTPNPNGK
- a CDS encoding Ribokinase; translated protein: MINEESKILVFGSIVQDLISYAKNFPKPGESVRGTSFKMGSGGKGANQAVAAAKLGSNVKMIGAVGDDIFGKENISNIAKSGVNVEGIVKIKTESTGTATIFVNEEGENSIVVVLSANYMLNQQKAIESEEDVKKSNVVMIQNEINEDGNLTILKIAKKHNVKTLYNPAPGLPNLNKEILKYTDILIANENETEFLVEKEVTTDNNFIEAAKLLINFVNEAVILTRGKNSTIVAIKNDNNNIETFTIPIISVKAVDTTGAGDCFCGSFIHAYITKKLSIKESIIFATKVASLSVQKLGTQSSYPFKDEINF